In the genome of Deinococcus deserti VCD115, one region contains:
- the lysS gene encoding homocitrate synthase: MTDSPAPLIPAHSWAIIDSTLREGEQFARGNFKTGDKVEIARALDAFGVEFIEVTTPMVSAQTLSDIRLLTGLGLKARFLTHVRCHMEDVQRAVDTGVHGLDLLFGTSSFLREFSHGKSIAQIIDSAQSVIGWIKDNHPELEIRFSAEDTFRSEETDLMAVYRAVSDMGVHRVGLADTVGVATPRQVYTLVREVRKVIHAECGIEFHGHNDTGCAVSNAYEAVEAGATHIDTTILGIGERNGITPLGGFLARMFTFDPMGLIDKYDLELLPELDRMVARMVDLPIPWNNYLTGEFAYNHKAGMHLKAIYLNPGAYEAIPPGVFGVGRRIQAASKVTGKHAIAYKARELGLHYGEDALRRVTDHIKALAEHNELDDEHLEQVLREWVSA; the protein is encoded by the coding sequence ATGACTGACTCCCCCGCTCCGCTGATTCCCGCCCACTCGTGGGCCATCATTGACTCCACCCTGCGGGAGGGGGAGCAGTTTGCACGCGGCAACTTCAAGACCGGCGACAAGGTCGAGATTGCCCGCGCTCTGGACGCCTTCGGTGTGGAGTTTATCGAGGTCACGACGCCGATGGTCAGCGCCCAGACTCTGTCCGACATCCGGCTCCTCACCGGTCTGGGCCTCAAGGCGCGGTTTCTGACGCATGTCCGCTGCCATATGGAAGACGTGCAGCGCGCCGTGGATACCGGCGTGCATGGTCTGGACCTGCTGTTCGGCACCAGCTCGTTCCTGCGCGAATTCTCGCATGGCAAAAGCATTGCGCAGATCATTGACAGCGCCCAGAGCGTCATTGGCTGGATCAAGGACAATCATCCGGAACTGGAGATCCGCTTTTCCGCTGAGGATACCTTCCGCAGCGAGGAAACCGACCTGATGGCGGTGTACCGCGCGGTGTCGGATATGGGCGTGCACCGCGTAGGACTGGCCGATACGGTAGGTGTCGCCACGCCACGTCAGGTCTATACCCTGGTCCGCGAAGTGCGCAAGGTGATTCACGCCGAATGCGGCATCGAATTTCACGGCCACAACGACACCGGCTGCGCGGTCAGCAACGCCTACGAGGCAGTCGAGGCCGGTGCCACGCACATCGACACGACCATTCTTGGCATCGGCGAGCGCAACGGGATCACGCCGCTCGGGGGCTTCCTGGCCCGGATGTTCACCTTTGACCCGATGGGCCTGATCGACAAGTACGACCTGGAACTGCTGCCGGAACTTGACCGCATGGTCGCCCGCATGGTCGACCTGCCTATTCCCTGGAACAACTACCTGACCGGCGAATTCGCCTACAACCACAAGGCCGGCATGCACCTCAAGGCCATCTACCTGAATCCCGGCGCCTACGAAGCCATTCCGCCCGGCGTGTTCGGCGTGGGCCGCCGCATCCAGGCCGCCAGCAAGGTAACTGGCAAGCACGCCATTGCATACAAGGCCCGCGAACTGGGCCTGCACTACGGCGAGGATGCCCTGCGGCGCGTCACCGACCACATCAAGGCCCTGGCCGAGCACAACGAACTGGACGACGAGCACCTGGAACAGGTGTTGCGTGAGTGGGTCAGCGCATAG
- the rlmN gene encoding 23S rRNA (adenine(2503)-C(2))-methyltransferase RlmN yields the protein MEFLLDLHPDAYPLEGFRRRQLLEWVFVQGVGTFDAMTNLPAEARAELARSYHLNPFREIETVRSADGSVKYLFTLTDGRQMEAVYMPYLDRKTICVSTMVGCPARCAFCATGAMGFGRNLTPGEIVAQVLAVAGGEGIGPREIRNLVFMGMGEAMLNYENTMQAARILLHPQALGMSKRRVTLSTVGIAKGIRQLAAEDDLGIKLAISLHAPDEDTRQRIIPTGAANSIAEIMAAARDYQAVTGRRITLEYTMLRGINDHLWQAELLADVLQGLVSHVNLIPMNPWDGSGFESSTEDQIQAFYDTLEARGVDVSVRRSRGKDAGAACGQLALKRPGAVTGAA from the coding sequence ATGGAGTTTCTTCTCGACCTACACCCCGATGCCTATCCTCTGGAGGGCTTCCGGCGGCGCCAGCTGCTGGAGTGGGTTTTCGTGCAGGGAGTCGGCACGTTTGATGCCATGACCAACCTGCCTGCCGAGGCCCGCGCCGAGCTGGCCCGAAGCTATCACCTCAATCCTTTCCGTGAGATCGAAACCGTCCGCAGCGCAGACGGCAGCGTGAAGTACCTGTTTACCCTGACCGACGGCCGTCAGATGGAAGCGGTGTACATGCCCTACCTGGACCGCAAGACCATCTGCGTGTCCACCATGGTGGGCTGCCCCGCCCGCTGCGCGTTCTGCGCCACAGGGGCCATGGGCTTCGGGCGCAACCTGACCCCTGGGGAAATTGTCGCGCAGGTGCTGGCCGTCGCGGGCGGCGAGGGCATCGGCCCGCGCGAGATCCGCAATCTGGTGTTCATGGGCATGGGCGAGGCCATGCTGAACTATGAAAACACCATGCAGGCTGCCCGGATCCTGCTGCATCCTCAGGCTCTGGGCATGAGCAAGCGCCGCGTGACCCTGTCTACGGTAGGCATCGCCAAGGGCATCCGTCAGCTGGCGGCCGAGGACGACCTGGGCATCAAGCTGGCCATCAGCCTGCATGCCCCGGACGAGGACACCCGCCAGCGCATCATTCCAACCGGGGCGGCCAATTCGATTGCCGAGATCATGGCGGCCGCGCGGGATTATCAGGCGGTCACAGGCCGCCGGATCACCCTGGAATACACCATGCTGCGCGGCATCAATGATCACCTCTGGCAGGCTGAGCTGCTTGCCGACGTGCTGCAGGGCTTAGTCAGCCATGTCAACCTGATTCCTATGAACCCCTGGGACGGCAGCGGCTTCGAGAGCAGCACCGAAGACCAGATCCAGGCCTTCTACGACACCCTGGAGGCGCGCGGAGTGGACGTCAGTGTGCGGCGCTCGCGAGGCAAGGATGCGGGCGCTGCGTGTGGTCAGCTGGCGCTGAAGCGCCCGGGGGCCGTGACTGGCGCTGCCTGA
- a CDS encoding benzoate/H(+) symporter BenE family transporter: MSAVSRPGLAGLRGDASLSAVLAGVVALIVSVASSIGLLVSAAQDFGLSATQTASWLTSSYLAIGVGTLVLSWRFRAPVLLAWTTPGLAVIAAVAATGQATFPEVLGASVLSAVVMIALGVTGAFEAVTSRIPPALAGALLAGVLLPFILGTFQAVPAAPVPVAGMILVFLAGRLLFPRWAVPAVLVAGALLSVLAGQVGSLSDGGPGALLLQTPSFDLAKMLALALPLTVLTLASQQLPGVAVLRQCGYAQVPVSPLITWTGVASLLSAPFGAHTTNLAAITAAIAAGKEAHPDPSRRWVACISAGALYLLLALGAGWVLGAVGAIPAPVIAALAGLSLVGTALSSLSTALNDESWREAAFLTLVVTASGVTFLGVGSAVWGLLAGGALAWAGRRRVR, encoded by the coding sequence TTGAGCGCGGTCAGCCGGCCTGGACTGGCGGGACTGCGGGGTGACGCCTCGCTCTCGGCGGTGCTGGCTGGCGTGGTGGCCCTCATCGTGAGTGTGGCCAGTAGCATTGGCCTGCTGGTCTCAGCGGCCCAGGACTTCGGGCTGAGCGCCACCCAGACCGCAAGCTGGCTGACCTCCAGCTACCTTGCCATCGGAGTGGGAACCCTGGTCCTCTCGTGGCGTTTCCGGGCCCCGGTGCTTCTGGCCTGGACAACTCCGGGGCTGGCTGTCATTGCGGCCGTCGCCGCCACTGGGCAGGCCACCTTTCCCGAGGTTCTGGGCGCCAGCGTCCTGAGCGCAGTGGTGATGATCGCCCTGGGCGTGACCGGAGCCTTCGAGGCCGTGACGTCGCGCATTCCACCGGCGCTGGCCGGTGCTCTGCTGGCGGGTGTGCTGCTGCCTTTTATCCTGGGAACGTTTCAGGCTGTGCCTGCGGCCCCGGTGCCGGTCGCCGGGATGATTCTGGTCTTCCTCGCCGGGCGGCTGCTGTTCCCCCGCTGGGCCGTACCGGCAGTGCTGGTCGCAGGCGCCTTACTTTCAGTCCTGGCAGGACAGGTCGGCAGCCTCAGTGACGGTGGCCCCGGAGCCCTTCTCCTCCAGACGCCCAGCTTTGATCTCGCGAAGATGCTGGCACTGGCGCTGCCCCTGACCGTCCTGACGCTGGCCTCGCAGCAGTTGCCCGGCGTGGCTGTGCTGCGTCAGTGCGGGTATGCCCAGGTGCCGGTCTCGCCACTGATCACCTGGACCGGGGTGGCCAGCCTCCTTTCGGCTCCGTTCGGTGCCCACACCACGAATCTCGCGGCCATCACGGCAGCCATCGCGGCCGGGAAAGAAGCCCACCCGGACCCCTCACGGCGCTGGGTCGCCTGCATCAGTGCTGGCGCCCTGTACCTGCTGCTGGCGCTGGGGGCCGGCTGGGTGCTGGGCGCGGTGGGTGCCATTCCTGCACCTGTCATCGCGGCGCTGGCCGGCCTTTCACTGGTAGGAACGGCGCTGAGCAGTCTGAGCACGGCGCTGAACGACGAGTCCTGGCGCGAAGCGGCCTTTCTGACCCTGGTGGTCACCGCCAGCGGAGTGACTTTTCTGGGTGTGGGCAGCGCCGTGTGGGGGCTGCTGGCCGGCGGGGCACTGGCCTGGGCTGGCCGCCGGCGTGTCCGGTAA
- a CDS encoding SPOR domain-containing protein — translation MSRPNVAGSRPSPGMARRWPDLMISVLVVLLLGGFGALLMRGNNSAATITAETESSTAAVEADIPAAPGTDNVSATPPSEPAEAVTPPTSPASAAPEPEPTTTTEVPAPATTAPVTTEATPGTDPVAAAPLQPAPTAAGTEKSEVPSAATLPETPAAPVTPPTSLTTGNAAAETITISPPPAAAVPAAEQRVPLRSDYRISLGSFGTEQTVRTQTAGVSGLGYTVHPIDLGGQYVAQVGPFADEATARRALADIRRAFPSAVLYPPRGVSLTGETAPAPQTPQTPAAQEPAAQTQTPAVQTPAPATGTNTAAATPAPPLPVPAPAEPAAPPSASSPAYLQVGAFDRVESAQTLVEQLRAAGFTPSVNAPEGRKVTVLVGPFSGTALTDAESKLSAAGHDSFRVR, via the coding sequence ATGAGCCGTCCTAACGTAGCCGGATCTCGTCCCTCGCCGGGCATGGCACGCCGCTGGCCCGATCTGATGATCAGTGTGCTGGTGGTCCTGCTGCTGGGTGGGTTTGGTGCCCTGCTGATGAGGGGGAATAACTCAGCCGCAACCATCACCGCCGAGACGGAATCCTCGACAGCAGCCGTTGAAGCGGACATTCCTGCCGCCCCTGGCACAGACAACGTTTCCGCCACACCACCCAGTGAGCCCGCCGAAGCGGTGACACCTCCCACTTCTCCGGCGTCCGCCGCCCCCGAACCCGAACCGACGACCACAACGGAGGTGCCGGCACCAGCCACGACAGCCCCTGTAACCACGGAGGCCACGCCCGGCACCGACCCCGTCGCTGCTGCTCCTTTGCAGCCAGCGCCCACGGCAGCCGGGACCGAGAAGAGCGAGGTACCCAGCGCGGCCACCCTGCCCGAAACACCGGCGGCTCCAGTAACACCTCCAACCTCTTTAACTACTGGCAACGCTGCTGCAGAGACCATTACCATCAGCCCCCCGCCAGCCGCAGCAGTCCCCGCAGCTGAGCAGCGCGTCCCCCTGCGCAGCGACTACCGCATCAGCCTCGGGAGCTTTGGTACAGAACAGACGGTTCGCACCCAGACAGCCGGAGTCAGCGGACTGGGCTATACCGTGCACCCGATTGATCTGGGCGGTCAGTATGTCGCGCAGGTTGGCCCCTTTGCTGACGAGGCGACCGCCCGCCGTGCCCTCGCCGATATTCGGCGCGCGTTTCCATCTGCCGTGCTGTATCCCCCCCGGGGCGTCAGCCTGACCGGAGAAACGGCTCCTGCGCCCCAGACCCCTCAAACCCCCGCAGCGCAGGAGCCCGCGGCTCAAACTCAAACTCCCGCCGTACAGACGCCCGCACCTGCAACAGGCACCAATACGGCAGCAGCCACGCCAGCCCCTCCCCTGCCTGTGCCTGCCCCGGCCGAACCTGCAGCACCGCCATCCGCCAGCAGCCCGGCCTACCTGCAGGTTGGCGCCTTCGACCGCGTCGAAAGTGCTCAGACGCTGGTCGAGCAGCTGCGAGCCGCGGGGTTCACCCCCAGCGTTAACGCTCCGGAAGGCCGCAAGGTAACCGTGCTGGTTGGCCCCTTTAGTGGCACAGCCCTGACCGATGCCGAATCGAAGCTCAGCGCTGCCGGTCACGACTCGTTCCGGGTGCGTTGA
- a CDS encoding FAD-binding oxidoreductase: MPVLELSPGDQTVTVSGDTPLLEVYAALPAGLYPPFPPVELPGGVGGLVARGGFAQTFFFGAEVLGVTFQAPSGRTVHAGGRTVKNVQGYDLTRPFVGSFGLLGDALEVTLRLRPGRVGRQVVASATPEAGLQSGARFAWTLDGQLHLMHFGHAREVERALASLPEVREMPATLDLTSRFPRGMGVGEGPVRDRRFSWSDGAARPPVPPLFERLASTL, encoded by the coding sequence ATGCCGGTTCTTGAGCTGTCTCCCGGAGACCAGACCGTGACCGTCAGTGGTGATACCCCGCTGCTGGAAGTCTACGCGGCCCTTCCTGCCGGGCTGTATCCGCCCTTCCCGCCGGTGGAACTGCCCGGCGGCGTCGGGGGACTGGTGGCCCGGGGCGGCTTCGCCCAGACGTTTTTCTTTGGAGCCGAGGTTCTGGGGGTCACCTTTCAGGCGCCCAGTGGCCGCACAGTGCACGCGGGCGGCAGGACCGTAAAGAACGTCCAGGGGTATGACCTGACCCGGCCTTTTGTCGGCAGTTTTGGCCTGCTGGGTGATGCACTGGAAGTAACACTCCGCTTGCGCCCCGGCCGGGTGGGCCGACAGGTGGTGGCATCTGCAACCCCGGAAGCAGGGCTTCAGTCAGGAGCTCGCTTTGCCTGGACACTCGACGGTCAGCTCCACCTGATGCACTTTGGCCACGCCCGCGAAGTAGAGCGTGCTCTGGCGTCACTCCCAGAAGTGCGGGAGATGCCGGCGACACTTGACCTGACCTCCCGGTTTCCGCGAGGCATGGGGGTAGGGGAGGGACCCGTGCGGGACCGGCGCTTTTCCTGGTCGGACGGGGCGGCCCGGCCACCGGTTCCCCCGTTGTTCGAGCGGCTGGCCTCTACGCTCTGA
- a CDS encoding redox-sensing transcriptional repressor Rex — protein MADIPTAAISRLVTYLRILEQLEAQDISRTSSTDLAERAGVTAFQVRKDLAYFGRFGTRGMGYTVAILKRELVRVLGLNQTWNVVIIGTGRLGQAIANYPGASDYQFQYVALFDVNPAVIGQQIRGLTVQHMNDLRSFVEVNRVDMGFLAVPPDHAQDAAQSLVDAGVRGILNFAPVVIQPRTLERAGQHELSDEWRNVIVENVDFLAGMKRLAFYILNPHLKDAPNSEDQE, from the coding sequence ATGGCTGATATTCCCACCGCCGCCATCAGCCGCCTCGTCACCTACCTGCGCATCCTCGAACAGCTTGAAGCGCAGGACATCAGCCGCACCAGCAGCACCGACCTTGCCGAACGCGCCGGCGTGACCGCCTTTCAGGTGCGTAAGGATCTGGCCTACTTCGGGCGCTTCGGAACCCGCGGGATGGGCTACACGGTGGCCATCCTCAAACGAGAACTGGTGCGCGTGCTGGGGCTCAATCAGACCTGGAACGTGGTCATCATCGGGACCGGTCGCCTTGGACAGGCCATCGCCAACTACCCTGGCGCCAGCGACTATCAGTTTCAGTATGTGGCCCTGTTCGATGTCAACCCAGCCGTTATTGGTCAGCAGATTCGCGGCCTGACCGTGCAGCACATGAATGACCTTCGGTCCTTTGTAGAGGTCAACCGCGTCGACATGGGGTTCCTGGCTGTTCCACCCGACCATGCCCAGGACGCCGCCCAGAGTCTGGTGGACGCAGGAGTTCGGGGCATCCTCAATTTTGCACCCGTTGTCATTCAGCCCCGAACGCTGGAACGCGCGGGCCAGCATGAGCTCAGCGACGAATGGCGAAATGTCATCGTCGAAAACGTCGACTTCCTCGCCGGCATGAAACGCCTGGCCTTCTACATTCTCAACCCGCACTTAAAAGACGCCCCGAACTCGGAGGACCAAGAATGA
- the cpdB gene encoding 2',3'-cyclic-nucleotide 2'-phosphodiesterase — MGVQKQLALMAALLLGTAGAQTVDLRILETTDLHSNALGYDYYQDKPTGEFGLEYTATLIENARKEKRNTLLYDNGDLIQGNPLGDYVARVNPLRDGQKHPIHAAMAILRYDGGNLGNHEFNYGLDYLQRVLKSAPMPYVSANVYLNDGDNNPDNDKNAFTPYMIQRKLVYDTNGRPYFINVGVIGLLPPQIMLWDKSHLEGKVTTRDIVETARKFIPQMKAQGADIVIAIAHSGITADYQPGQENVATELTKVPGLDVVLSGHSHQEFPGPVYKSIPGADITKGTINGKPVVMAGFWGNDLGIIDLKLNFDRKTQKWTIVNGTAAIRPIWDKTAKKNLVTPNPRIAAAVKQAHEGTLAFVRSKVADLTAPINSYWALVQDDPSVQLVSNAQTAYVKAALSNTQYKDLPVLSAAAPFKAGGRGGVSYYTDIPAGTLAIKNVADLYVYPNTVQAVLVTGAQVQEWLERSAGQFKQIDPSKKEPQALVDESFPTYNFDVIDGVTYEIDVTQPSRYNSRGELANPNARRIKNLQYQGKPIDPAAQFVVATNNYRASGGGSFPGLNGKNIILQAPDETREALVKYFTEQKTVNPTADNNWKLTPVPGATILYVSSPNAQKYLPAGATLLRTRDDGFAEYAIKY; from the coding sequence ATGGGCGTGCAAAAGCAACTTGCCCTGATGGCTGCCCTGCTCCTGGGCACGGCAGGCGCGCAGACCGTAGATCTGCGCATCCTTGAGACCACTGACCTTCACAGCAATGCGCTGGGGTACGACTATTACCAGGACAAGCCCACTGGCGAGTTTGGCCTGGAGTACACCGCCACCCTTATCGAGAACGCCCGTAAGGAAAAGCGCAACACCCTGCTGTACGACAACGGCGACCTGATTCAGGGCAACCCCCTGGGTGATTACGTTGCCCGCGTCAACCCGCTTCGTGATGGCCAGAAGCACCCCATCCACGCCGCCATGGCCATATTGCGCTACGACGGGGGGAACCTGGGCAACCACGAGTTCAACTACGGCCTGGACTACCTCCAGCGGGTTCTCAAAAGCGCGCCAATGCCGTACGTCAGCGCGAACGTGTATCTCAATGACGGTGACAACAACCCCGACAATGACAAAAACGCCTTCACGCCGTACATGATTCAGCGCAAGCTGGTGTACGACACCAATGGCCGCCCCTACTTCATCAACGTCGGTGTCATCGGCTTGCTCCCCCCGCAGATCATGTTGTGGGACAAGAGCCACCTCGAAGGTAAAGTCACCACGCGTGACATTGTCGAGACTGCCCGCAAATTCATTCCGCAGATGAAAGCACAAGGGGCCGACATTGTCATAGCTATTGCTCACAGCGGCATCACTGCCGATTACCAGCCTGGGCAGGAGAACGTCGCCACGGAACTGACCAAGGTTCCAGGACTGGACGTGGTCCTCAGCGGCCACAGCCACCAGGAGTTCCCTGGCCCGGTGTACAAGAGCATTCCCGGCGCGGACATCACCAAAGGCACCATTAACGGCAAGCCCGTCGTGATGGCCGGCTTCTGGGGTAATGATCTGGGCATTATCGACCTGAAACTCAACTTTGACCGCAAAACTCAGAAGTGGACTATTGTTAACGGCACAGCCGCCATCCGTCCGATCTGGGACAAGACCGCCAAGAAGAATCTGGTCACTCCAAACCCGCGCATTGCTGCGGCCGTCAAACAGGCACACGAGGGAACCCTGGCTTTTGTGCGCAGCAAAGTCGCTGACCTGACTGCCCCGATCAACTCCTACTGGGCACTGGTGCAGGATGACCCCAGCGTACAGCTGGTGAGCAATGCCCAGACCGCTTACGTCAAGGCCGCGCTGAGCAACACGCAGTACAAGGACCTGCCAGTGCTGTCCGCCGCCGCACCCTTCAAGGCAGGCGGCCGCGGAGGAGTCAGCTATTACACCGATATCCCTGCCGGAACCTTAGCTATCAAGAACGTTGCAGACTTGTACGTGTACCCGAACACGGTTCAGGCGGTGCTTGTCACTGGAGCACAGGTCCAGGAGTGGCTGGAGCGCAGCGCTGGCCAGTTCAAGCAGATTGACCCCAGCAAGAAAGAGCCCCAGGCTCTGGTAGACGAATCCTTCCCCACCTACAACTTTGATGTCATCGACGGTGTCACCTACGAAATCGACGTGACCCAGCCCAGCCGGTATAACAGCAGAGGCGAGTTGGCCAACCCCAACGCCCGGCGCATCAAGAACCTGCAGTACCAGGGCAAGCCGATTGACCCGGCTGCGCAGTTCGTGGTGGCCACCAACAACTACCGCGCCAGCGGCGGCGGTTCCTTCCCAGGCCTGAATGGAAAAAACATCATCCTGCAGGCGCCGGACGAAACCCGTGAGGCGCTGGTCAAGTACTTCACCGAGCAGAAGACCGTGAACCCTACGGCTGACAATAACTGGAAGCTCACGCCAGTCCCAGGCGCGACAATCCTGTACGTCAGCAGCCCGAATGCCCAGAAGTACCTGCCCGCTGGCGCGACGCTCCTGCGCACGCGTGACGACGGATTCGCGGAGTACGCGATCAAATACTGA
- a CDS encoding tetratricopeptide repeat protein: MTHPKRTIMLGLFLGLTTPSSAQGLVEVVTTTSIQNTLLQTPAVSPTVPKVPAPPAPATPAETARPAVAITPLTDAQRTLLAQAQAAFQAGQYAQARTAFERLIAQNYTHPEAHFGLALTLLAQNDEKGAAFEFTQFQALAPDRYEGPYNLGVIATRQGRFDEALRLYTAAQGLMKDQAPPAAQRQVLEALATEQARRLDYAALTTTLEMVATLEPGDLNAQFRLAQARALSGQGTAALPGIYALLQRAPARVDAALLLADIYVTQGLPDRAVRELDAAAGRVTNGGDRAQVLLRKADILAARGDTRGAVLAAQDATREDTRNALAFARLGELRAQRGDRPGALTAYQNAVKLAPDSAAYRTGLAAVRLSLGQAAQAAKDAAQALRLTPDASTLARALYIQGVSAYQQRQYAQARTALQSSLRRVPSADTALWLGLSAYAQKDYAAAVNALAESVKLDPTPTARQNLASALLATARYPEAEAIARGLVTESPRHAEAWYLLGLAQRSQQRTAESRQSFKSAANLGHAKAKEALK, encoded by the coding sequence GTGACGCACCCCAAACGCACGATTATGCTTGGCCTTTTTCTGGGCCTGACGACTCCTTCCAGTGCACAGGGTCTGGTTGAGGTCGTGACGACCACCAGCATCCAGAACACGCTGCTCCAGACTCCGGCTGTATCCCCCACCGTACCCAAGGTGCCTGCTCCTCCGGCGCCAGCAACTCCGGCTGAAACGGCCAGGCCGGCTGTGGCCATCACGCCCCTGACCGACGCGCAGCGCACCCTGCTTGCCCAGGCCCAGGCAGCGTTTCAGGCTGGTCAGTATGCTCAGGCCCGGACCGCCTTCGAGCGCCTTATTGCCCAGAACTACACACATCCCGAAGCGCATTTCGGGCTGGCCCTGACGCTGCTGGCCCAGAATGACGAAAAGGGCGCTGCGTTCGAGTTCACCCAGTTTCAGGCCCTTGCGCCAGATCGTTACGAAGGGCCATACAACCTTGGCGTGATCGCCACCCGTCAGGGCCGCTTTGATGAGGCCCTGCGCCTGTACACGGCCGCCCAGGGCCTGATGAAAGATCAGGCTCCGCCCGCCGCTCAGCGGCAGGTTCTTGAAGCGCTGGCGACCGAACAGGCCCGCCGGCTCGACTACGCCGCCCTGACCACCACCCTCGAAATGGTGGCCACGCTGGAGCCCGGCGACCTGAATGCCCAGTTCCGTCTGGCACAGGCGCGGGCCCTCAGTGGTCAGGGCACGGCTGCGCTTCCCGGTATCTACGCTCTACTCCAACGTGCTCCAGCACGCGTGGACGCAGCGTTGCTGCTGGCTGACATCTATGTCACCCAGGGGCTGCCGGACCGTGCCGTACGTGAACTCGACGCGGCCGCCGGCCGGGTAACCAATGGTGGAGACCGCGCCCAGGTGCTGCTGCGTAAGGCCGACATCCTGGCAGCCCGGGGAGATACCCGTGGAGCTGTCCTGGCTGCCCAGGACGCCACGCGGGAAGACACCCGCAATGCGCTGGCGTTTGCCCGCCTGGGAGAACTCCGCGCTCAGCGGGGTGACCGGCCCGGAGCACTGACGGCCTACCAGAATGCTGTGAAACTTGCCCCGGACAGTGCGGCTTACCGCACCGGGCTGGCCGCCGTACGGCTGTCGCTCGGTCAGGCCGCACAAGCTGCCAAGGACGCAGCACAGGCCCTGAGGCTCACTCCCGACGCTTCTACCCTGGCCCGCGCCCTGTACATTCAGGGGGTCAGCGCCTATCAGCAGCGTCAGTACGCTCAGGCCCGGACGGCTCTGCAAAGCAGCCTGCGGCGCGTACCCAGTGCCGACACGGCACTCTGGCTGGGTTTGAGTGCCTACGCCCAGAAAGACTACGCCGCCGCCGTCAACGCCCTGGCCGAGAGTGTCAAACTCGATCCCACCCCCACAGCACGCCAGAATCTGGCCTCTGCCCTGCTGGCCACGGCCCGGTACCCTGAGGCGGAAGCCATCGCACGGGGCCTCGTGACCGAGTCGCCCCGCCATGCCGAAGCCTGGTACCTGCTGGGGTTGGCACAGCGCTCCCAGCAGCGCACGGCCGAATCCAGACAGTCATTCAAGTCAGCGGCCAACCTGGGCCACGCCAAAGCCAAGGAGGCACTGAAATGA
- a CDS encoding PhzF family phenazine biosynthesis protein — MTQPLPPARYRVFAPPGEQGGKLVAVQPAAGDEASTQAATTGTPLTAFVEAVEPGLVTLRLFTPTREKGASDSGAIAALAALQGQVPDALDVQMAGETQAAQLCGGEWLLMQGDVQVQATEADLSALGLNACPVWITSAGRPNLAVQLPDLDTLIAFVPQEQNISELNKATGTTGLLLFTPGGAPHAGMARADVSFRAFGPLKGFLEDAASSNMFACLTGVLSVAGLLPDTSDVIRGAQLMPGAPARLTAQFTPARDGAQGVWVGGGAAPVSL; from the coding sequence ATGACTCAGCCTTTGCCACCTGCCCGATACCGCGTGTTCGCGCCGCCTGGAGAACAGGGCGGCAAACTGGTTGCGGTACAGCCTGCTGCCGGAGACGAGGCGTCCACGCAGGCCGCCACAACAGGCACCCCGCTGACAGCTTTTGTAGAAGCTGTGGAACCCGGTCTGGTGACCCTGCGGCTGTTTACCCCTACCCGTGAAAAGGGAGCCTCGGACTCGGGGGCCATTGCCGCACTCGCGGCGTTGCAGGGTCAGGTCCCCGACGCTCTGGACGTACAGATGGCCGGAGAGACTCAGGCCGCGCAGCTGTGCGGCGGAGAATGGCTGCTCATGCAGGGTGACGTGCAGGTGCAGGCGACCGAAGCTGACCTGAGTGCGCTGGGCCTGAACGCCTGCCCGGTGTGGATCACTTCGGCCGGCCGGCCCAACCTGGCCGTTCAGCTCCCGGATCTGGACACGTTGATTGCGTTTGTCCCCCAGGAGCAGAACATCTCCGAACTCAACAAGGCGACAGGAACGACCGGGCTGCTGCTCTTTACGCCTGGCGGGGCGCCGCACGCCGGCATGGCCCGCGCCGACGTGAGCTTCCGTGCCTTCGGCCCGCTTAAGGGCTTTCTCGAAGATGCCGCCAGCAGCAACATGTTCGCCTGCCTGACGGGAGTTCTCAGCGTGGCCGGCCTCCTGCCCGACACCAGTGATGTGATTCGCGGCGCCCAACTGATGCCTGGCGCTCCTGCCCGGCTCACAGCCCAGTTCACCCCGGCCCGAGACGGAGCCCAGGGCGTGTGGGTGGGCGGCGGCGCCGCACCGGTCAGCCTTTGA